Proteins from a genomic interval of Cupriavidus pauculus:
- a CDS encoding response regulator transcription factor: MRVLLVEDDAMIGESVKTALRQEGFTVDWVTDGDAGLDAASDQHGPRADGGYDLVLLDLGLPRRSGIDVLKTLRARNVRTPVLIVTARDAVADRVAGLNAGADDYVIKPFDLQELVARMHAMARRAEGRAEPELRYGDIVLNPSTREATQAGTPVRLSAREYALLSALMARPGKVWSVPQLQERLYGWDDEVGSNTVEVYIHALRRKFGAGLIRNIRGVGYLMPQLDDAASKAAD; this comes from the coding sequence ATGCGAGTCCTGCTGGTGGAAGACGATGCCATGATCGGCGAGAGCGTGAAGACGGCGCTGCGCCAGGAGGGCTTTACGGTGGACTGGGTGACCGATGGCGACGCGGGGCTGGACGCCGCGTCCGACCAGCACGGCCCCCGCGCCGATGGCGGCTACGACCTCGTGCTGCTGGACCTGGGGCTGCCGCGCCGCTCGGGCATCGACGTGCTCAAGACGCTGCGCGCGCGCAACGTGCGCACGCCGGTGCTGATCGTCACCGCCCGCGACGCCGTGGCGGACCGCGTGGCCGGGCTCAACGCCGGCGCCGATGACTACGTGATCAAGCCATTCGACCTGCAGGAGCTGGTGGCGCGCATGCACGCGATGGCGCGCCGCGCCGAAGGCCGGGCGGAGCCGGAGCTGCGCTACGGCGACATCGTGCTGAACCCGTCCACGCGCGAGGCCACGCAGGCCGGCACGCCGGTGCGGCTGTCGGCGCGCGAGTACGCGCTGCTGTCGGCGCTGATGGCCCGGCCCGGCAAGGTCTGGTCGGTGCCACAACTGCAGGAGCGGCTGTACGGCTGGGACGACGAGGTCGGCAGCAACACGGTGGAGGTCTATATCCACGCGCTGCGCCGCAAGTTCGGCGCGGGGCTGATCCGCAACATCCGCGGCGTCGGCTACCTGATGCCGCAGCTGGATGACGCGGCCAGCAAGGCGGCCGACTGA
- the pgl gene encoding 6-phosphogluconolactonase, whose amino-acid sequence MRQFEHPTLMDQAESLAISVSHALDLVIKAKGWAVLAVSGGKSPVPMFERLRYRPIRWDAVTVTLVDDRAVPPDHADSNGALVRSHLLREGAAVAGWAPLIRDAAEAAAPLQAVQRLNASFQQPDVVVLGMGEDGHTASLFPDAPELQTGLSEPQPGYLVTHPSVAPHARVTLNLAALLAAERTFLAISGARKNAVLARALEAPTPSLPVSVVLARHRRGVDIFRTEGG is encoded by the coding sequence ATGCGCCAGTTCGAACATCCCACGCTGATGGACCAGGCCGAATCGCTGGCCATCTCGGTCAGCCATGCGCTGGACCTCGTCATCAAGGCCAAGGGCTGGGCCGTGCTGGCGGTATCGGGAGGCAAGTCGCCGGTGCCGATGTTCGAGCGGCTGCGCTACCGCCCCATCCGCTGGGACGCCGTGACCGTGACGCTGGTGGACGACCGCGCCGTGCCGCCCGACCACGCCGACAGCAACGGCGCGCTGGTGCGCAGCCACCTGCTGCGCGAGGGCGCGGCCGTGGCCGGCTGGGCGCCGCTGATCCGCGACGCCGCCGAGGCCGCCGCCCCGCTGCAGGCCGTGCAGCGCCTGAACGCCAGCTTCCAGCAGCCCGACGTGGTGGTGCTGGGCATGGGCGAGGACGGGCACACGGCGTCGCTGTTCCCGGACGCGCCGGAGCTGCAGACCGGCCTGTCCGAGCCGCAGCCCGGCTACCTGGTCACCCATCCGTCCGTGGCGCCGCACGCGCGCGTGACGCTGAACCTGGCCGCGCTGCTGGCCGCCGAACGCACCTTCCTGGCCATCTCGGGCGCGCGCAAGAACGCGGTGCTGGCGCGCGCGCTGGAAGCGCCCACGCCGTCGCTGCCCGTCAGCGTCGTGCTGGCCCGGCACCGGCGCGGCGTGGACATCTTCCGCACCGAAGGCGGCTGA
- a CDS encoding PLP-dependent aminotransferase family protein, whose translation MPTTQPVRPGNPPPAKPAWIGAFAPGAGPRYIQIAGFLETAMADGRLVPGDRLPPQRELAALFGVDLTTVTRALAEARRRGLVAPRGSLGTFVAAPAFELAQAVDLSMNVPPPPAGIDFADLLRRGLAQVTLRADANLLMTYQLGGGTMPDRVAGAQWLAPMLGDVAPERVMASPGAQPALAALILSRTTPGGTIAAEPLVYPGVRGAAAELGRQVATIAVDADGMHPDALDAACRSGNVQLVYLNPTLQNPTTHTMPAARRREIVRVARQHGVLIVEDDPYWLLTPDAPPPLAAIAPDQTVYIATLAKCLSPGLRTAYVVAPDRDMQESILGALRAITLMASPIATALATQWIRDGSAAALLAGIREEAAARQQIARQWLAASGPFAPSGIHVWHALPSYWSSAGFSRAAQDASLRVTASDVFHDGAAPPNAIRIALGGVPDRAQLSMALKKLSGLLAGKPPHASMPVI comes from the coding sequence TTGCCTACAACGCAGCCCGTGCGCCCCGGCAACCCGCCGCCCGCCAAACCCGCGTGGATCGGCGCGTTCGCGCCCGGCGCCGGGCCGCGCTACATCCAGATCGCCGGTTTTCTGGAAACGGCGATGGCCGACGGCCGGCTGGTGCCCGGCGACCGCCTCCCGCCCCAGCGCGAACTGGCGGCGCTGTTCGGCGTCGACCTGACCACGGTCACCCGGGCGCTGGCCGAGGCCCGCCGGCGCGGGCTGGTGGCGCCGCGCGGTTCGCTCGGCACCTTCGTCGCCGCCCCGGCCTTTGAACTGGCGCAGGCCGTGGACCTGAGCATGAACGTGCCGCCCCCGCCGGCCGGCATCGACTTTGCCGACCTGCTGCGGCGCGGGCTGGCCCAGGTGACGCTGCGCGCCGACGCCAACCTGCTGATGACCTACCAGCTTGGCGGCGGCACCATGCCCGACCGCGTGGCCGGCGCGCAGTGGCTGGCGCCGATGCTGGGCGACGTGGCGCCCGAGCGCGTGATGGCTAGCCCCGGCGCCCAGCCCGCGCTGGCCGCCCTGATCCTGAGCCGCACCACGCCCGGCGGCACCATCGCCGCCGAACCGCTGGTCTACCCGGGCGTGCGCGGCGCGGCCGCCGAACTGGGCCGGCAGGTGGCCACCATCGCCGTCGACGCCGACGGCATGCACCCCGACGCGCTCGACGCCGCCTGCCGCAGCGGCAACGTCCAGCTCGTCTACCTCAACCCGACGCTGCAGAACCCCACCACCCACACGATGCCCGCGGCGCGCCGGCGCGAGATCGTCCGCGTGGCGCGGCAGCATGGCGTGCTGATCGTCGAGGACGACCCGTACTGGCTGCTGACGCCCGACGCGCCGCCGCCGCTGGCCGCCATCGCGCCGGACCAGACCGTCTACATCGCCACGCTGGCCAAATGCCTGAGTCCGGGCCTGCGCACCGCCTACGTGGTGGCGCCCGACCGCGACATGCAGGAATCGATCCTCGGCGCCCTGCGCGCGATCACGCTGATGGCGTCGCCGATTGCCACGGCGCTGGCAACCCAGTGGATCCGCGACGGCTCAGCCGCCGCGCTGCTGGCCGGCATCCGCGAGGAAGCCGCCGCGCGCCAGCAGATTGCCCGGCAATGGCTGGCGGCCAGCGGCCCGTTTGCGCCGTCGGGCATCCACGTCTGGCACGCGCTGCCCAGCTACTGGTCATCGGCCGGATTCAGCCGCGCGGCGCAGGACGCCTCGCTGCGCGTCACCGCGTCTGACGTGTTCCACGACGGCGCCGCGCCGCCCAACGCCATCCGCATCGCGCTGGGCGGCGTGCCGGACCGCGCGCAGCTATCGATGGCACTGAAGAAGCTGTCGGGCCTGCTGGCGGGCAAGCCGCCCCATGCGTCGATGCCGGTGATCTGA
- a CDS encoding OPT/YSL family transporter, with product MRLPTPHTWPYHLLLGAAGMLVLGPLGGVAAAYMNFSLGFFVGGQVLAGILGSAVTAGYGAAGRHGANYIQTAAASVAGMGGMVVVIQAMGWMGIAQPPLWQLIGYMLCIGMYGVGVGMLYTPLLVDRMQLTFPSGLAVANILRALTDPVLLRRSLARLAGGMGAGVLAGVGATRVAWLGAIDLSASTFGVGMIVGARIGIAALVGGLAGWALTPYFVSIGWLAPGDPYRKITFLLALGMIMGAAAVDVMLLLARARQRARRATGESAGRASAPQRWIVAWVVVWGLAVVASGAAWFDQPVGYQLMAVGLVLVFALVNGISVGMVDQNPISSAFVLTVILMAAVGLRQPHVGLIAATVLLVSTAEACDMQQDRSTGWRLGTNRTVQFAYQVAGIVVGAVLAVLLARLFMDAYPVLRLDQTVLPADQQPARWTSAMTYKIVGALRSMTEDRPYQRLAVWIGVGIGLVTEVLRKALRAWPRYMRFAQAGRAGRTCDFVLDAVVLPSPYASSFGGFVNLPATVWMAAGGVAASLWDSRARRASRDAALPEDMSTTSLVGGGLIAGDALAALGFGVAGLLAVVG from the coding sequence ATGCGCCTGCCCACCCCCCACACCTGGCCCTACCACCTGCTGCTCGGCGCGGCCGGCATGCTTGTGCTGGGGCCGCTGGGGGGCGTGGCGGCGGCGTACATGAACTTCTCGCTGGGGTTCTTCGTGGGCGGGCAGGTGCTGGCCGGCATCCTTGGTTCGGCGGTGACGGCCGGGTATGGCGCGGCGGGGCGGCATGGGGCTAACTACATCCAGACCGCGGCGGCGTCGGTGGCGGGGATGGGTGGCATGGTGGTCGTCATCCAGGCGATGGGATGGATGGGCATTGCGCAGCCGCCGCTGTGGCAGCTGATCGGCTACATGCTCTGCATCGGCATGTACGGCGTGGGCGTGGGCATGCTCTACACGCCGTTGCTGGTGGATCGCATGCAGCTCACGTTCCCGTCCGGGCTGGCCGTGGCCAACATCCTGCGTGCGCTGACCGATCCGGTGCTGCTGCGCCGGTCGCTGGCGCGGCTGGCCGGCGGGATGGGCGCGGGCGTGCTGGCCGGGGTGGGGGCCACGCGCGTGGCGTGGCTGGGTGCCATCGACCTGTCGGCGTCGACGTTCGGGGTCGGGATGATCGTCGGCGCGCGCATCGGCATCGCCGCGCTGGTGGGCGGGCTGGCCGGGTGGGCGCTGACGCCGTACTTCGTGTCCATCGGCTGGCTGGCGCCGGGCGATCCCTATCGCAAGATCACGTTCCTGCTGGCGCTGGGGATGATCATGGGCGCCGCCGCCGTGGACGTGATGCTCCTGCTGGCGCGTGCCCGGCAGCGCGCGCGGCGGGCCACCGGCGAGTCGGCGGGCCGTGCGTCGGCGCCGCAGCGCTGGATCGTCGCCTGGGTCGTGGTCTGGGGCCTGGCGGTGGTCGCCAGCGGCGCCGCATGGTTCGACCAGCCCGTCGGCTACCAGTTGATGGCCGTCGGGCTGGTGCTGGTCTTCGCGCTGGTCAACGGCATCTCGGTGGGGATGGTCGACCAGAACCCGATTTCGTCCGCGTTCGTGCTGACCGTGATCCTGATGGCGGCGGTGGGGCTGCGCCAGCCCCATGTCGGGCTGATCGCGGCGACGGTGCTGCTGGTCTCCACGGCCGAGGCGTGCGACATGCAGCAGGACCGCTCCACGGGCTGGCGGCTCGGCACCAACCGCACGGTGCAGTTTGCCTACCAGGTGGCGGGGATCGTGGTGGGCGCGGTGCTGGCGGTGCTGCTGGCGCGGCTGTTCATGGATGCCTATCCGGTGCTGCGGCTCGACCAGACCGTGCTGCCGGCCGACCAGCAGCCGGCGCGCTGGACATCGGCCATGACCTACAAGATCGTCGGCGCGCTGCGCAGCATGACCGAGGACCGGCCCTACCAGCGGCTGGCGGTCTGGATCGGCGTGGGTATCGGGCTGGTGACCGAGGTCCTGCGCAAGGCGCTGCGCGCGTGGCCGCGCTATATGCGGTTTGCCCAGGCGGGCCGGGCCGGCCGGACCTGCGATTTCGTGCTCGATGCGGTGGTGCTGCCGTCGCCGTATGCGTCGTCGTTTGGCGGCTTTGTCAACCTGCCGGCCACCGTGTGGATGGCGGCCGGCGGCGTGGCGGCCAGCCTGTGGGACAGCCGGGCGCGCCGGGCATCGCGCGACGCGGCGCTGCCCGAGGACATGAGCACGACTTCGCTGGTGGGCGGCGGGCTGATTGCCGGCGACGCGCTGGCCGCGCTGGGCTTCGGCGTGGCCGGTCTGCTGGCCGTGGTGGGCTGA
- the cyoB gene encoding cytochrome o ubiquinol oxidase subunit I, with amino-acid sequence MFGKLSLDAIPLHEPIIMGTLVAVLLGGAALLAAITRYRKWGYLWTEWICSVDHKRIGVMYIVLALVMLLRGFADAIMMRTQQAIAVGEAAGYLPPHHYDQIFTAHGVIMIFFVATPFILGLMNVIVPLQIGARDVAYPFVNSLSFWMSAMGAVLVMLSMFVGDFAATGWVAYPPLSGLGYSPTVGVDYYIWSLQISGLGTTLTGINFIVTILRMRAPGLTLMKMPVFTWTALITNILIVAIFPVLTATLALLAADRYLDMHIFTTELGGNAMMYVNLIWIWGHPEVYVLILPCFGAFSEIIATFSRKPLFGYTSMVYATSSIGVLSFFVWLHHFFTMGSGASVNAFFGIMTSIISIPTGVKLFNWLFTMYRGRIRFHSSTLWTIGFMVTFAVGGMTGVLLAVPGADFVLHNSLFLIAHFHNVIIGGVVFGCLAAMTFWFPKVFGFTLNEFWGKVAFWCWLVGFYLAFMPLYALGLQGMTRRMNHYNNPDWQPYLIVALVGAVVIGCGILAILWQLFVSVRDRHQHRDLTGDPWGGRSLEWATASPAPFYNFAHVPQITSLEQHWDDKETGRAYRVDAPYADIHMPRNTSAGFIVSAFGLVLCFALVWHIWWLAGFGLVAMILTFIARSYDRDVDYYVPAAEVARIEQARHAQLGAALAARGAN; translated from the coding sequence ATGTTCGGAAAACTTTCTCTCGACGCCATTCCGCTGCACGAGCCCATCATCATGGGCACGCTGGTGGCGGTGCTGCTGGGCGGCGCCGCGCTGCTGGCCGCGATCACGCGCTACCGCAAGTGGGGCTATCTCTGGACCGAGTGGATCTGCTCGGTGGACCACAAGCGCATTGGCGTGATGTACATCGTGCTGGCGCTGGTCATGCTGCTGCGCGGGTTTGCCGACGCCATCATGATGCGCACGCAGCAGGCCATTGCCGTGGGCGAGGCGGCCGGCTACCTGCCGCCGCACCACTACGACCAGATCTTCACCGCGCACGGCGTGATCATGATCTTCTTCGTCGCCACGCCGTTCATCCTGGGTCTGATGAACGTGATCGTGCCGCTGCAGATTGGCGCGCGCGACGTGGCGTACCCGTTCGTCAACTCGCTGAGCTTCTGGATGTCGGCCATGGGCGCGGTGCTGGTCATGCTGTCGATGTTCGTCGGTGACTTCGCGGCCACTGGATGGGTGGCCTATCCGCCGCTGAGCGGGCTCGGTTACAGCCCGACCGTGGGCGTGGACTACTACATCTGGTCGCTGCAGATATCGGGGCTGGGCACCACGCTGACCGGCATCAACTTCATCGTGACGATCCTGCGCATGCGCGCGCCGGGCCTGACGCTGATGAAGATGCCGGTGTTCACGTGGACGGCGCTGATCACCAACATCCTGATCGTGGCCATCTTCCCGGTGCTGACGGCCACGCTGGCGCTGCTGGCGGCCGACCGCTACCTGGACATGCACATCTTCACGACCGAACTGGGCGGCAACGCGATGATGTACGTGAACCTGATCTGGATCTGGGGTCACCCGGAGGTCTACGTGCTGATCCTGCCGTGCTTCGGCGCGTTCTCGGAGATCATCGCCACGTTCTCGCGCAAGCCGCTGTTCGGGTACACGTCGATGGTGTACGCCACGTCGTCCATCGGCGTGCTGTCGTTCTTCGTCTGGCTGCACCACTTCTTCACGATGGGATCGGGCGCCAGCGTCAATGCGTTCTTCGGCATCATGACGTCGATCATCTCGATTCCCACCGGCGTCAAGCTGTTCAACTGGCTGTTCACGATGTACCGGGGGCGCATCCGCTTCCACTCGTCCACGCTCTGGACCATCGGCTTCATGGTCACGTTTGCCGTGGGCGGCATGACCGGCGTGCTGCTGGCCGTGCCGGGCGCGGACTTCGTGCTGCACAACAGCCTGTTCCTGATCGCCCACTTCCACAACGTGATCATTGGCGGCGTGGTGTTCGGCTGCCTGGCGGCCATGACGTTCTGGTTCCCCAAGGTGTTCGGCTTCACGCTGAACGAGTTCTGGGGCAAGGTGGCGTTCTGGTGCTGGCTGGTGGGCTTCTACCTGGCGTTCATGCCGCTCTACGCGCTGGGCCTGCAGGGCATGACGCGGCGCATGAACCACTACAACAACCCTGACTGGCAGCCGTACCTGATCGTCGCGCTGGTGGGCGCCGTGGTCATCGGCTGCGGCATCCTGGCGATCCTCTGGCAGCTCTTTGTCAGCGTGCGCGACCGCCACCAGCACCGCGACCTGACCGGCGACCCATGGGGCGGCCGCAGCCTGGAATGGGCCACCGCGTCGCCGGCGCCGTTCTACAACTTCGCGCACGTGCCGCAGATCACGTCGCTGGAGCAGCACTGGGACGACAAGGAGACCGGCCGCGCCTACCGGGTCGACGCGCCGTACGCGGACATCCACATGCCGCGCAACACGTCGGCGGGGTTCATCGTGTCGGCGTTCGGGCTG
- a CDS encoding 2-hydroxyacid dehydrogenase produces the protein MKPALLVLVQLEPDHLVLVSRQYDACYAPDAAQRAEAIASKGGTFRAVLTNGTTGLTAADVAAMPQLTLVCALGAGYENIDIAACRARGIAVGNGAGTNDSCVADHAMALLLATVRRVPSLDRATRDGIWRTTIALPPNVSGKRLGIVGLGTIGRRIAQRGQAFDLEVGYHNRRPREDAPYRYFADVMALAEWADYLVVATPGGPATRHMVNAGVLRALGPGGYLVNIARGSVVDTAALGNALRAGQLGGAGLDVYESEPEPPAELFDCPNVVLTPHVGGWSPEAVLASVNQFLENARRHFAGEPLVAPVG, from the coding sequence ATGAAGCCCGCCCTGCTCGTCCTGGTCCAGCTCGAACCGGACCACCTCGTCCTCGTTTCCCGCCAATACGACGCCTGCTACGCGCCCGATGCCGCGCAGCGGGCCGAAGCCATCGCCAGCAAGGGCGGCACGTTCCGCGCGGTGCTGACCAACGGCACCACGGGCCTGACGGCCGCGGACGTTGCCGCCATGCCGCAACTGACGCTGGTGTGCGCGCTGGGCGCCGGGTACGAGAACATCGACATCGCCGCCTGCCGGGCGCGCGGCATTGCCGTGGGCAACGGCGCGGGCACCAACGATAGCTGCGTGGCCGACCACGCGATGGCGCTGCTGCTGGCTACCGTGCGCCGCGTGCCCTCGCTGGACCGCGCCACGCGCGACGGCATCTGGCGCACGACCATCGCGCTGCCGCCCAATGTGTCCGGCAAGCGGCTGGGCATCGTCGGGCTGGGCACGATTGGCCGGCGCATCGCCCAGCGCGGCCAGGCGTTCGACCTGGAGGTGGGCTACCACAACCGCCGCCCGCGCGAGGACGCTCCGTACCGTTACTTTGCCGATGTGATGGCGCTGGCCGAATGGGCCGACTACCTCGTGGTCGCCACGCCGGGCGGCCCGGCCACGCGCCATATGGTCAATGCGGGCGTGCTGCGCGCGCTGGGGCCGGGCGGCTATCTGGTCAACATCGCGCGCGGCAGCGTGGTCGACACGGCCGCCCTGGGCAACGCGCTGCGGGCCGGCCAGCTTGGCGGCGCCGGGCTGGACGTCTACGAGAGCGAGCCCGAGCCGCCGGCCGAACTGTTCGATTGCCCGAACGTCGTGCTGACGCCGCACGTGGGCGGATGGTCGCCCGAGGCGGTGCTGGCATCGGTGAACCAGTTCCTGGAAAACGCCCGCCGCCACTTTGCCGGCGAGCCGCTGGTGGCCCCGGTGGGCTGA
- the cyoA gene encoding ubiquinol oxidase subunit II, which yields MRKPPADPRGRRRPPSRPAASSFLPPGACLAAIAPLILTGCTWDLLNPSGSIGVQTRNLIVLATALMLLVVVPVIILTLVFAWRYREGNTRAAYAPRWSHSTRIEVVVWGIPCVIVALLGIIIWDTTHKLDPFRPLESTVAPLQVDVVALDWKWLFIYPQYGVASLNELPIPVGTPVNFRITAESTMNALFIPRLGSMVYAMAGMQTKLHLIADQPGVFDGRSAAYSGAGFSDMHFRTVATSRADFDAWVARARASGHTLDAAAYRRLEQPSSKDPVTVYGKVDPRLFQGVVDQYMAGNGDICRADSPVTLSAIAGANMPPLPAQQTTLER from the coding sequence ATGCGTAAGCCACCAGCCGACCCGCGCGGGCGTCGGCGCCCCCCGTCCCGTCCTGCCGCCTCATCGTTCCTGCCGCCCGGCGCCTGCCTGGCCGCCATCGCGCCGCTGATCCTGACCGGCTGCACGTGGGACCTGCTGAACCCCAGCGGCTCCATCGGCGTTCAGACGCGCAATCTGATCGTGCTGGCCACGGCGCTGATGCTGCTGGTGGTGGTGCCCGTGATCATCCTGACGCTGGTGTTCGCGTGGCGCTACCGCGAAGGCAATACCCGGGCCGCGTACGCGCCGCGCTGGTCGCATTCCACCCGGATCGAGGTGGTGGTCTGGGGCATCCCGTGCGTGATCGTGGCGCTGCTGGGCATCATCATCTGGGACACCACGCACAAGCTGGACCCGTTCCGCCCGCTGGAATCGACTGTCGCGCCGCTGCAGGTGGACGTGGTGGCGCTGGACTGGAAGTGGCTGTTCATCTATCCGCAGTACGGCGTGGCGTCGCTGAACGAACTGCCGATCCCGGTGGGCACGCCGGTCAACTTCCGCATCACGGCCGAGTCGACGATGAACGCGCTGTTCATCCCGCGGCTGGGCAGCATGGTCTATGCGATGGCCGGCATGCAGACGAAGCTGCACCTGATTGCCGACCAGCCCGGCGTGTTCGACGGCCGCTCGGCGGCCTACAGCGGCGCGGGGTTCTCGGACATGCATTTCCGGACCGTTGCCACGTCGCGGGCCGATTTCGACGCCTGGGTGGCGCGCGCCCGCGCATCGGGCCACACGCTGGACGCGGCGGCCTACCGCCGGCTGGAGCAGCCCAGCAGCAAGGACCCCGTCACCGTCTACGGCAAGGTGGACCCGCGCCTGTTCCAGGGCGTGGTGGACCAGTACATGGCCGGCAACGGCGACATCTGCCGGGCCGACAGCCCGGTCACCCTGAGCGCCATTGCCGGCGCCAACATGCCGCCGCTCCCGGCGCAGCAGACCACGCTGGAGCGCTGA
- a CDS encoding glucokinase, producing MSYPRLLADVGGTNVRFALETAPMRIGAVTAYKVADHVSLEAAMRQYLSTLPDDARPAHAAIGLANPVTGDHVKLTNHNWAFSVEAMRQSLALQTLVAINDFTSLALALPHLSDDDIVQVRPGTAVATAPRALIGPGTGLGVSGLVPAPGGGAVALAGEGGHIEVMPVTDDEWIAWRAAHDQLGRVSAERLLSGMGLSHIHASLSAETGTPLDTPLTPAQVTDGALKQGDPLCRRAFDAFCGLLGSVAGDIALVLGARGGVYIGGGIVPRFVQAFHASPFNARFVDKGRMGKYLAEVPVFVIAAEFPALPGLARALADRLQGDMRHPAT from the coding sequence ATGTCCTATCCCAGACTGCTGGCCGATGTCGGCGGCACCAATGTCCGTTTTGCCCTGGAAACCGCGCCGATGCGCATTGGCGCGGTCACGGCCTACAAGGTGGCCGATCACGTGTCGCTGGAAGCGGCGATGCGTCAGTACCTGTCCACGCTGCCCGACGACGCGCGGCCGGCCCATGCCGCCATCGGCCTGGCCAACCCGGTGACGGGCGACCACGTCAAGCTGACCAACCACAACTGGGCGTTCTCGGTCGAGGCCATGCGGCAGTCGCTGGCGCTGCAGACGCTGGTGGCCATCAACGACTTCACGTCGCTGGCGCTGGCGCTGCCGCACCTGTCCGACGACGACATCGTGCAGGTGCGGCCCGGCACGGCCGTGGCCACGGCGCCGCGCGCGCTGATCGGCCCGGGTACCGGGCTGGGCGTCTCCGGCCTCGTGCCGGCCCCTGGCGGCGGCGCGGTGGCGCTGGCGGGCGAGGGCGGCCACATCGAGGTCATGCCGGTCACGGACGACGAATGGATTGCCTGGCGCGCCGCGCATGACCAGTTGGGCCGGGTGTCGGCCGAGCGGCTGCTGTCGGGCATGGGGCTGTCGCACATCCACGCGTCGCTGTCCGCAGAAACGGGTACGCCGCTGGATACGCCGCTCACGCCCGCGCAGGTCACCGACGGCGCGCTGAAGCAGGGCGACCCGCTGTGCCGCCGCGCGTTCGACGCCTTCTGCGGGCTGCTGGGCTCGGTGGCGGGCGACATCGCGCTGGTGCTGGGCGCGCGCGGCGGCGTCTACATCGGCGGCGGCATCGTGCCGCGCTTCGTGCAGGCGTTCCATGCCTCGCCGTTCAACGCGCGCTTTGTCGACAAGGGGCGCATGGGCAAGTACCTGGCCGAAGTGCCCGTGTTCGTGATTGCCGCCGAATTCCCGGCCCTGCCGGGCCTGGCCCGCGCGCTGGCCGACCGGCTGCAGGGCGACATGCGCCACCCCGCCACCTGA
- a CDS encoding sensor histidine kinase, with the protein MRSIQRTLLWWLAAGLALGIAVATGLIYGQARQEANALFDYQMKQLAAALPSQFQAPMAPPFDGGGSATGADLLRADEDVVIHIWDGSGRSLYLSHSRPALPPRAELGFTNAQTESGEWRIYSVQLGPAVVQIAQPLSARRTLAAHMALRTVAPLLLLLPLLAWLVWMAVGRGLRPLREIATEVRARDANTLAPLAVRDMPDEIAPLSAALNQLLARLAHAIDTQRAFVADAAHALRTPLTALQLQAQLVERAESADARQAALGQLRQGLERLTHMVAQLLTLARQEPGAAPPPHEPVNLRALAGEVVVQMSQAAIDRDIDLGLEDGGTQGPVTVRGDADALRILLTNLVDNALHYIPRGGRVDVCVAHTGRGIELVVTDNGPGIPPDERARVFDRFYRAPDAPTGGSGLGLAIVAEVAQSHGAQVALEDAAPGLRVRVVFPAVG; encoded by the coding sequence ATGCGATCGATCCAGCGAACGTTGCTGTGGTGGCTCGCGGCGGGCCTGGCGCTGGGCATCGCCGTGGCCACGGGCCTGATCTACGGCCAGGCGCGGCAGGAAGCCAACGCGCTGTTCGACTACCAGATGAAGCAGCTTGCCGCCGCGCTGCCCAGCCAGTTCCAGGCCCCGATGGCGCCGCCGTTCGATGGCGGCGGCAGTGCCACGGGCGCCGACCTGCTGCGTGCCGACGAGGACGTCGTGATCCATATCTGGGACGGCTCGGGCCGCAGCCTCTATCTGTCGCATTCCCGCCCGGCGCTGCCGCCGCGCGCCGAGCTGGGTTTCACCAACGCGCAGACAGAATCGGGCGAATGGCGCATCTACAGCGTCCAGCTGGGGCCGGCCGTGGTGCAGATCGCCCAGCCGCTCAGCGCGCGCCGCACGCTGGCGGCCCATATGGCGCTGCGCACCGTGGCACCGCTGCTGCTGTTGCTGCCGCTGCTGGCGTGGCTGGTGTGGATGGCGGTGGGACGCGGCCTGCGTCCGCTGCGCGAGATTGCCACCGAGGTGCGCGCGCGCGATGCCAACACGCTGGCGCCGCTGGCCGTGCGCGACATGCCCGACGAGATCGCGCCGCTGTCGGCCGCGCTGAACCAGTTGCTGGCACGGCTGGCCCATGCCATCGACACCCAACGTGCCTTCGTGGCCGATGCCGCGCACGCGCTGCGCACGCCGCTGACCGCGTTGCAGCTCCAGGCCCAGCTGGTGGAGCGCGCCGAAAGCGCCGACGCGCGGCAGGCGGCGCTGGGCCAGCTACGGCAGGGGCTGGAGCGGCTCACGCATATGGTGGCGCAGTTGCTGACGCTGGCGCGCCAGGAGCCCGGCGCCGCGCCGCCGCCGCACGAACCGGTAAACCTGCGGGCGCTGGCTGGCGAAGTGGTGGTGCAGATGTCGCAGGCGGCCATCGACCGCGACATCGACCTGGGGCTGGAGGATGGCGGCACGCAGGGGCCGGTCACGGTGCGTGGCGATGCCGACGCGCTGCGCATCCTGCTGACCAACCTCGTCGACAACGCGCTGCACTACATCCCGCGCGGCGGCCGGGTCGACGTCTGCGTGGCGCACACCGGGCGCGGCATCGAGCTGGTGGTGACCGACAACGGCCCCGGCATCCCGCCCGACGAACGCGCGCGCGTGTTCGACCGCTTCTACCGTGCGCCCGACGCACCCACGGGCGGCAGCGGCCTGGGCCTGGCGATCGTCGCCGAGGTGGCGCAGTCCCACGGCGCGCAGGTGGCGCTGGAAGACGCGGCGCCGGGCCTGCGCGTGCGCGTGGTGTTTCCGGCCGTCGGCTGA